The genomic stretch ATaactacattaaaaatcaagTTTTTATGAAGGTCTGCAAATCTGATTGTGAAAATGAGAATCAGGTTTCTTTATTTTTGGGCTTTTTGTAGTATAGTTTGAACATGTATATGCACAATTGTGGCTTATATGAAAGTGTGGTGTCTTGTAAGCCCATGTGGGCTGAGCACAGTTGTATGCATGacacaatgataaaaaaacataattcattcattgattATATCGCTATCACTATATAAAATTACATGTCTTTGTAATAGAGGATCCATATCGGCCACTCCTTTACAGCAGCAGTGGATACTTCATTTCATTTAGTCTGCATTTATCTGAACAGAGCAGTTGGTGAAAACTAGTGCACAGCATGGCAGCAGCACAGCCAGTGAGCGGCGCAGACTTGGAATAGGATCATTCATATCTAGTTTGTTCTCATCGTTGCTGCTGTCTCCACCTACAGCTTCCTCACTGTCCTGCTCTTCTTCACCACCACCCTCTCCCTCCACCACTGGTGGACACTGCCGAGGCTGGAAGATTACATCCAAAAACTCCAGTCTGCGGAGCCCACGGAGCATCCTGCAACTCCGCACTATCTGCATCTCACTGAGCGTGCAAGCCCACAAGCACAGACACTTCAGGTCCTTCAGACGGCTGGCACAGAGCAAGCCTGGCCCCACTTCCTTACCACCCAGGCTCAGCTCCTCTAGTCCGAGCCATCCTGCCCCTAGCCCCAGAGAGGCCATCTGTAACTGGTAGCCCTGCCGCCCAGTGATGCCTATTTCTAGAAACTTGAGCCTGAACAGCCCTTCCACACCGCAGACGCCATCCTTGGCAGCGCAGCTCCTGAGCCCGTTAGCCGTCACACGAAAGGTGTCACGCAGCTCCAGTCGACTGAGCCTCTCCCATGATGTCAGACTCTGCAGGTGCTGGTCCGTGAAAGAAGGAACATTGTTAAGGACTAACCTCTCAATAGAAATCCCCGATGGAGAGCCAGACCCTTTTCCTTTCTGATCCCGTCCTTTCTGTTGAGCACCAACACTGGATGTAGCTTCTGCTCTTTCTTGGGGATCAGCAGGGGACGTAGGAAGGCTCTGGTCGAAAAAGCCCCGAGGCAGCTCACAACCACGCAGCTCCAGCACCTGCAAAGACGTAGGTAGGAGCTGGCAACTGGGAAGGCTTCTCAGGTCTGCATGCAGAAGGTAGAGCTTACTCAGGCGAGGGCACTTTGTAGACAAAGCTTTGAGCCAAGACTCAGAGAGAAAGGTACCCCCTCGGGCAGAAAGCAGCAAACCACGCAACCGTAGGCACCGTAGTCCACAACCCAGGAACTGACGCAGCAGGACCCAAAGTATGCGGGATGTCACCTAACACACAAAGGACGGCCCATGATATGTGTATGTGGCAAAAGAGAGACAATTTCTATCAATATTTGCCAAGACACAACCAATATGTAATAGCATTTATGTCATCAGAGGCTTAAGGCAACGCAGGTTTATTTGTGGAGCACATTTCATGCACAAAGGCAATTCAGCATGCTTTGCATAAAgtatgaaaaacattaaaaaggaaGCATGGCTTAAAACATTATaatgatatttaaaacatttaaaaagatgacaCAGAGAAGCAAATACCAGAGAGGTAAAAGCGTAGATGAGAGGTAGATGATAGTGAGTGTTTAAGGTTCAGTGAAAGGTGATGGGGAACATAAAGGTTTTTAATCTGGATTTATCAGTAGTTCAAGTCAGAGCAAGTCTCATTTCCTCTGCAAGTTTGTTCCAGCTCTGCATAGTAACTACATGCTCCTTCTGCAAGTTTTAGGGGAATAAAAGGGTTCATATGGTAAAAGACAGTCAGAGATTGACATATATAGACAAGCAGCAGTAACTCAGATTCTTCTCTTTGACACTCTACAGGCCAGTGAGCAGACCTGTGAACTGGCATGATGTGTTTAATGTTCTTCATCTCTTCTAATTAGGAGTCAGCGGCAGCATTTTGAATCAGGAAAGTTACCAGAAGATCTAACCTGCTTGAAGTGAAAGCGTAAACaccttttttctgtgtcttgCCATGTTTTTAAGATGGCAGCATTGATTTGATGTGGCTGTTAAACTGAGTGCATGATTACATCAGGGTTTCGGACTTGATAAAGTTATTGCTGTTGGTGCATGTATATCAGATCTGTATGTATTAGCAAATTACTTGTTGTACAGTTATTTTGCCAGTTAGCACCAGTGTGCCTCTTATGTGCTGGCGCCTACTAGAATGAAGACTACACTGATGTAAAAGGtaaactaaaagaaaacaggTGAAGCCACATTACTAGACGCATCCTCACCCCTTTCCATGCTGTCAGATCGACAAGCCTCCACAGTCTTTGGTCTTTCACAAGGCGTCTCCATCTCTTACAGACTCTGAAACAACACCgtgaaatacaacaaataaatcatGTGACATGAGTCACAACAACAAAGCAGCTACTGAGTTTTGTTTCACAACACggataacaaaaaacactgacagcaaaGTTTAAACTCTCTTACCTTCCAGCTCGGACGAGCTCTCGTACGCTCAGATATGACAATACgtcaattaaaatgttttctggaCAGTAGTCTAGATTACAGGCTTTAAATTCATCCATTTTGTaaacaaaactgttaaaaccTTGTAGACGGACCGATATTCCGACGCACACAGGTTGCGCCCAAATCAGGAATCCGCAGGAAAAAGCTACCCGGTGACTGTAGGACCTAGCGGCAGTTAAATgggtttaaaatgaaacatactTCTTTATACACAACATATCGTGTCTAAGTAGAAACCAATCCTTACTTTATCGTAACATTGTTCAAATTGTGATCTTAAATGAGCGGAAGAGAGCATATTTTAAAACGTCTGAAATATAGCGACATCGCCACCTAACGTCCGTTATGTGAACAGTCCACTGCGCCTGCGCGGTTTACCGGACAAGATGGCGACCAGCAATGGTGGAGGAATGGAAGTGGACGGGGCAGGCGAGTATTTCTCATTTATATCATCATTTCTGCCTGATATCAGGGTAGATCTGTATGCAGACTGTAGGAGGTGctttatattgttgttattagtGGCCGCAGGGTGATGAATTGGTGGTGTTAAAGCCATCTTGTTTACATAAGCGCGTTAAGTTAACGCGCACGGCTCTGCTGGACGTTTCAGCTGGcaaaaaatgagcaaatattCTTCTCTGAGGTTTCACAAAGTGTTAAACAATAAAGTAAACGCTTCTCTATCAGCACCGGTTTGTTCAAGACTAACTTATAACAACAAATAAGGACTGGTCTTGTCTTGGACGCCCACTGCCTATGTAATGTGAGATATGTCGGCCTAAAGCTGTGTGTATCGTTCAATATCTTTTCTTATGCTGGAAATTAGTGATCCGTTtttctatcaatcaatcaatcaatcaatcaaactgttTATGAAGCACCATTCATACAGATTAGTGCAATTCAAAGTTCctcacagatgactgacaggccgataataagacagaacaagtgtaaacagtaaaacaatttgagaTTAATGCACacgagaaataaaaaatatgaaaatgtaataaaatatgtttaaaagctataataataataaacaataaacaaaagtgACATAAAAAGCAGATTCGtttattaaaaagaaacaaacaaataaaatctagTATTGTTTCATTGAACAACGGTGTCTAAATTAGCCAGAGACTAGACAATAACATCATGACTTATTCATTTCATTGTGAGCAGGAGTAGAGTTATAGTATATATTGGCTTTGAACATATCCCAGTCGTCATATTATCAGGTACAGTCAGATCATTGGATTTATTAGGCAAATTCTGATATCGAGGATCCTgttattctgtctgttttttgtgttttgtgaacaCGATATATGCTGAGcaggacattttacagctgaaaaataaacttgtcagtacTCTCTCCTGGACAAACTGTGTATTGGAGATACTGTTTCGAAAGTATTCCaacatatttttggcatttctctTAACTTATTTGCCAAGATATATGCGGgttaaatgggtgagttatattaaaaaaaaaatcactctccATACAAATTGTAAACATGttaatttctgctgtaaagttgggcattttaacatgggggtcaaTGGGGATTGgcttgcttttggagccagcctcaagtgactattcgaggaactgcagtttttggcacttccacgtTGGCTACATTTTTCaaactgaccattagaagatcccttcataatgcacttacgatataagtgatgggggccaaaatccacagccctccttctgtgtatttaaaagtttatctgaagctaatatgaagcttcagccgtcaaTATGAGCCAAATCAAGTAGAtgtctttcaacgttacagtcttttaagtgccaaagtccctttttgttactatactttcactgcagctccacagggaaacactgtctgaggaaacacaaagagggaattagatgctaaaaagactataaatgtggcagatatccacttgatatgactaacagactgctgaagcctcatataagcttcagataaacatctaAATGCGTTTTGCACAAAATCACTGTGTGGACTAACTGGATTttgaacagggggaatgatttcagcaaggaaaacctcttccaGTGTTCATACGGACACCTGATTGTTCTTTTAAGACAgagttgaaaaattgtgaagctaTTCTTTAAGCTAATATCAGCTGGTTTATAGCTCTAGCTTTAGGTGTCATATTGGCAAATGTTTGTGGTTGTAGTTCAGGGCAGCGAATAACAAGTTATTTTGCAATTTCCCATagtcacatttttacatttttttttatccgaCTTTGTTGAATTTAtgaatgaaacagagaaaagcagcacatcCTCACACCTTAGAAATGTAACGTTGCTGATCAATATTCTATTgatcaactaactgattaatcgaccACTCATGTTAACGTgcttgtttgtgtctctgtgtgattGTAGCCAGCCCCAGTGTTATGGCCTCGGGGGTCACTGGGAGCGTCTCTGTGGCCTTACACCCTCTGGTTATCCTCAACATATCTGACCACTGGATACGCATCCGCTCGCAGGAAGGAAGACCGATGCAGGGTATGTATGACAACTCTATACAAGAAAGATGGCATGTAAGCATTTAAGTAATGTACAACTCGTCTTGTGTTCAGCTGAGCTGTTCTGTAATGACGCAGGTAATAACAGTAGATGTGGGTCAttgtgtttgttctgctgctcagTGATCGGAGCCCTGATCGGGAAGCAGGAAGGTAGAAACATCGAGGTGATGAACTCCTTTGAACTAATGTCTCACACCATCGATGACAGAGTGCATATTGACAAGGAGTACTACTACACCAAGGAAGAACAGTGTAAGTGATGCGTATGGACAAGAATACACCTCTGTTTGAACGTCCATATTGTTTCATGACTCATtatttgggctgcaactaatgattattttcattattgcttaatcgattagttgtttgttatataaaatggtgaaaaatgttgatcactgtttcccaaaacccaagatgacgtcctcaaatgtcttgttttgtcctgaccgaCAGTCCACAACTCACAGATATTCAGTTGACTGTAATAGAAACCATAAGATAtccacatttttcttaaaaaatgactccgaccaaattaatcaatcatcaaaatagttggcaattaatttaatagttcgcaactaatcaattaatcaactaattattaCAGTTCTACTGATTTATTATGAAATTCAGTGCAGCCTGATTCTCTGGCAGAGTTATTTTCCATTAATGTGCCAGTTTTCAGAGGTACTATGTCAAAGCCTGGTCCTTAATGCAGATTTTCTTTAATATTTCCTGTTGTCTCTCAGTCAAACAGGTCTTCAAAGACATGGAGTTCTTGGGTTGGTACACCACAGGCGGTCCTCCTGATCAATCAGATATCCATATTCACAAGCAGGTAGGTgaaagttaaaggtgcagtaagTTTTATTGAATGCAGAAATTGTAGCACTGTAACAGTCCCTCACCCACTCATGTCAGTAGCAAGTGTCAACAGCAGCGACCCTTATTGTTCAGATAGCTGATctacaatatttattttgaaatcaaatAGCCGGACATATTTTGTTAATCATTCATCCAATTCAGAGATATTTTACTTGTGaattcaaacaaaatgtcaacttaaaaaaaatcatacagtgGTGTCTTTGATGTTGGAAGGGAATAGTTTAgacatgtttaatgtgttttgggCTGTAAAAGTGAAATCAGCTCATAGTCCGATAGTTATTTCAGATTGTGTACAGTTCGTAACTCGCATTTCTCTCTTCTGTCAGGTGTGTGAGATCATTGAGAGTCCTCTCTTCCTCAAGCTGAACCCAATGACCAAACATACTGATGTGAGTTCTTCCGAttctcttatttttctcatttccaGAATTCAACATTAGCAGTAGATCGTTGTTGTTTCTAAACGATGTGTCCTCTTCTCCTTCAGCTTCCTGTTAGCGTATACGAATCTGTGATTGACATCATCAGTGGCGAGGTATTCTTTATGTCAAACATAACGTAACATTTACAGTGAAAGAGTCTGCTGCCTTCTAATCAGTCAATATTGAGTATTTCCCACTGAGAATTGTTCAAGTTTTGTCTGTTCCAGGCCACCATGTTGTTCGCTGAGCTGACATACACTCTGGCCACAGAGGAAGCGGAGAGAATCGGTGTCGACCATGTAGCTCGAATGACCGCCACCGGCACAGGAGAAAACTCAACAGGTAAGAGAAGCTGTCACTAATGTTTGAAGTGAGTTTACATACACTCTTATGTCCTGTTCCCTGTTAGCAGTGAACCATTTGCACTCAcgtattgtttttaatgttgcttttatgaacactttatttttacagtaaaactcTTATCTCAGGACTTATCTTTGACTTATGATAACCTCAAATGAAATGGTTATCCCAGCTAGTATTGCCTTGGTTACTGCTGTTGTTTCTTATAGTTTTAATAAGCTCAGTTTCAAAAGTaatgttttgaatattttgtgtgAATATGAAGAGGCTCTCTCATTCAAAGTTAAAGATTTGATAAGACCAACAGGGCAGAGCAGCAACACATCGGTCCTAAAACAGCAGAAGAAAAGCTTTGGATCGTAGATCGTTGACTGTCTTGTTTTCAAAAAGTTCTTCTTTACACAGAAGGGATTCATTTCTGTAAAGTATTTAGGATACAGACATAAATGAATTTCTTTCTGTAAGGGCTGTATAGGAGATTCTGGCGTCTTTTATGTGTGATCATTAGAGGTCTGAAAATTTTCCCAGTATGCTGTGTCAGtttcttggtttttttttactataaacATACTTGGTAGTGTAGAAGACTAAGACTACACATATAGAAGCACCTGAAATTAACATTCAtgtgaagaaaaatgaaaatcaaaatttcGTGATTAATGTGTAACTAGCGAAAGGAAgatgtcttttatattttgaagCATACTACAGTTTCTCTCATCCTGTGCAAACTGTTAATTGGAATCATAAATGTGTTGTAACTGTATCTGCATATTAAATTCAAGTTAATTCATAGAACACAAGCtcatacaaaagcaaaaaaaaagtgctcaAAACTGTAGAAAATACGTTAAAATGTAGATACGTAAACAGAGAGACagcatgcatacacatacaacatggaaaataaataaataagtaaaagatGGTGTAGGTGCAGGCTGTCCCTCCTTTATGTATGTATACTGAATACTTTTGGTGCAATATGTGAAATTCATTCTTGAAAAGCGACTTGTAACCTGACTAATATAAGACTTTTTCATCAAAAATGAATTCTGTCTGACTATGTTTTAACTCTGATATTCTGTCTTTCTGACAGTTGCTGAACACCTTATAGCCCAGCACAGTGCGATAAAGATGCTCCACAGCCGGGTGAAGATCATTTTAGAGTACGTCAAAGCCGTGGAAACAGGTGAGAGGACCAGCGGGGCCTTTTAGCAGTGCAGTGAGTGCAAAGAATGTGAAAATAAGTCTGGAAAACAGCTGTTCATAAATCAGATGTTTCCTTTCCTTCACTTTACACCATTAAGAGAGGCCTCTCAGACACACCTCCATGATTATAAGCCTTGTTTTATGGTTTCTTGACAGGATTATCACACCTCACCATTTTAGTATGCTgtgatttacttttttgtttttctctttctcatccGACTTCTTGTACCGCAGGAGAGGTTCCGTTTAACCACGAGATCCTTCGAGAAGCTAACGCCCTCTGCCACAGACTGCCTGTCCTCAGCACCACGAAATTCAAAACTGACTTCTATGATGTAAGCAAGCTTTATTTAGTCTCACCacacagactggttcatatccCTAACGCATGGTGCAGTTTTCAGCATAATGTCAGTTATGAGAGGATAAAGCTGGCATCgttctatgtttttctttattatcaACAATCCCATGACAAGGCCACAACCATATTAAATCAGTCTT from Thunnus thynnus chromosome 9, fThuThy2.1, whole genome shotgun sequence encodes the following:
- the LOC137189738 gene encoding F-box/LRR-repeat protein 12-like isoform X2, producing the protein MDEFKACNLDYCPENILIDVLSYLSVRELVRAGRVCKRWRRLVKDQRLWRLVDLTAWKGVLELRGCELPRGFFDQSLPTSPADPQERAEATSSVGAQQKGRDQKGKGSGSPSGISIERLVLNNVPSFTDQHLQSLTSWERLSRLELRDTFRVTANGLRSCAAKDGVCGVEGLFRLKFLEIGITGRQGYQLQMASLGLGAGWLGLEELSLGGKEVGPGLLCASRLKDLKCLCLWACTLSEMQIVRSCRMLRGLRRLEFLDVIFQPRQCPPVVEGEGGGEEEQDSEEAVGGDSSNDENKLDMNDPIPSLRRSLAVLLPCCALVFTNCSVQINAD
- the LOC137189738 gene encoding F-box/LRR-repeat protein 12-like isoform X1 gives rise to the protein MDEFKACNLDYCPENILIDVLSYLSVRELVRAGRVCKRWRRLVKDQRLWRLVDLTAWKGVTSRILWVLLRQFLGCGLRCLRLRGLLLSARGGTFLSESWLKALSTKCPRLSKLYLLHADLRSLPSCQLLPTSLQVLELRGCELPRGFFDQSLPTSPADPQERAEATSSVGAQQKGRDQKGKGSGSPSGISIERLVLNNVPSFTDQHLQSLTSWERLSRLELRDTFRVTANGLRSCAAKDGVCGVEGLFRLKFLEIGITGRQGYQLQMASLGLGAGWLGLEELSLGGKEVGPGLLCASRLKDLKCLCLWACTLSEMQIVRSCRMLRGLRRLEFLDVIFQPRQCPPVVEGEGGGEEEQDSEEAVGGDSSNDENKLDMNDPIPSLRRSLAVLLPCCALVFTNCSVQINAD
- the cops6 gene encoding COP9 signalosome complex subunit 6 isoform X2, which encodes MASGVTGSVSVALHPLVILNISDHWIRIRSQEGRPMQVIGALIGKQEGRNIEVMNSFELMSHTIDDRVHIDKEYYYTKEEQFKQVFKDMEFLGWYTTGGPPDQSDIHIHKQVCEIIESPLFLKLNPMTKHTDLPVSVYESVIDIISGEATMLFAELTYTLATEEAERIGVDHVARMTATGTGENSTVAEHLIAQHSAIKMLHSRVKIILEYVKAVETGEVPFNHEILREANALCHRLPVLSTTKFKTDFYDQCNDVGLMAYLGTITKTCNSMNQFINKFNVLYDRQGIGRRMRGLFF
- the cops6 gene encoding COP9 signalosome complex subunit 6 isoform X1, whose translation is MATSNGGGMEVDGAGDPSVMASGVTGSVSVALHPLVILNISDHWIRIRSQEGRPMQVIGALIGKQEGRNIEVMNSFELMSHTIDDRVHIDKEYYYTKEEQFKQVFKDMEFLGWYTTGGPPDQSDIHIHKQVCEIIESPLFLKLNPMTKHTDLPVSVYESVIDIISGEATMLFAELTYTLATEEAERIGVDHVARMTATGTGENSTVAEHLIAQHSAIKMLHSRVKIILEYVKAVETGEVPFNHEILREANALCHRLPVLSTTKFKTDFYDQCNDVGLMAYLGTITKTCNSMNQFINKFNVLYDRQGIGRRMRGLFF